One genomic window of Arachis stenosperma cultivar V10309 chromosome 10, arast.V10309.gnm1.PFL2, whole genome shotgun sequence includes the following:
- the LOC130956269 gene encoding 4-alpha-glucanotransferase, chloroplastic/amyloplastic, protein MNINMALTNLPFCSPPHLHRCTSLTLTRSTTKPTLSVTNCLSLQEPFTASISKLSVGQDLPPNYGDWLPKPDLDNRRRAGILLHPTSFRGPYGIGDLGQEAFRFIDWLHQSGCSLWQVLPLVPPGRKANEEGSPYSGQDANCGNTLLISLEDLVKDGLLEKHELPEPIHAERVNFSLVADLKDPLITKAAERLISSEGELKTQLESFRRDPNISSWLEDAAYFAAIDDSLNTISWYNWPEPLRNRHLAALEEIYQQKRHFINVFIAQQFLFQRQWQKVRNYAESRGIRIMGDMPIYVGYHSADVWANKNQFILNRKGFPLLVSGVPPDAFSETGQLWGSPLYDWNAMEKEGYSWWIRRIRRAQNLYDEFRIDHFRGLAGFWAVPSEAKVAMVGKWKVGPGISFFDAIFRAVGRINITAEDLGVITEDVVQLRKSIGAPGMAVLQFGFGSDAANPHLPHNHECNQVVYTGTHDNDTIQGWWEALKQGEKSNVINYLSLSEPDDISWALIKTALASVAQTTIIPMQDVLGLGSSARMNIPATQFGNWGWRIESSVSFDSLEREAARLKEMLSMYGRC, encoded by the exons ATGAACATCAACATGGCTCTCACCAATCTCCCATTCTGTTCTCCACCACATCTCCACCGCTGCACCTCACTCACTCTCACTCGCTCCACCACAAAACCCACTCTTTCCGTAACCAATTGCCTCTCCCTCCAAGAACCCTTTACTGCTTCAATATCTAAACTCAGCGTCGGTCAAGATTTGCCGCCAAACTACGGCGATTGGCTTCCCAAACCTGACCTCGATAATCGCAGAAGAGCCGGAATTCTTCTACATCCGACCTCGTTTCGGGGACCGTACGGCATCGGCGATCTCGGCCAAGAGGCATTTCGTTTCATTGATTGGCTCCATCAATCTGGTTGCTCCCTTTGGCAG GTGCTACCACTTGTGCCTCCTGGCAGAAAGGCTAACGAAGAAGGTTCCCCTTACTCCGGCCAg gatGCAAATTGTGGAAACACCTTGCTTATCTCACTGGAGGATCTTGTTAAGGATGGATTATTGGAAAAGCATGAGCTTCCAGAACCCAT TCATGCTGAGCGGGTGAATTTTTCACTTGTTGCTGACCTTAAGGATCCCTTGATAACTAAA GCTGCAGAGAGGCTGATTTCAAGTGAAGGGGAACTCAAAACACAGCTTGAGAGTTTTCGCAGGGACCCTAACATATCAA GCTGGCTTGAAGATGCAGCTTATTTTGCTGCTATTGATGATAGTTTAAATACAATCAGCTGGTACAATTGGCCTGAACCTCTAAGAAACCGCCATCTTGCAGCTCTAGAAGAGATTTATCAACAAAAAAGACACTTC ATAAATGTGTTTATTGCCCAACAGTTCTTGTTCCAAAGGCAATGGCAGAAAGTTCGTAACTATGCAGAGAGTAGGGGAATTAGGATAATGGGAGACATGCCCATATATGTTGGTTATCATAGTGCAGATGTTTGGGCAAATAAGAACCAGTTTATACTG AACAGGAAAGGTTTTCCTCTTTTAGTTAGTGGAGTTCCACCCGATGCATTCAGTGAAACTGGTCAGCTGTGGGGCAG TCCTTTGTATGATTGGAATGCCATGGAGAAAGAAGGATACTCGTGGTGGATACGCCGCATACGCCGTGCACAGAATTTATATGATGAATTTAGGATCGATCACTTTAGAGGACTTGCTGGATTTTGGGCTGTTCCCTCTG AAGCAAAGGTAGCTATGGTTGGAAAGTGGAAG GTAGGACCTGGGATATCCTTCTTTGATGCCATTTTCAGAGCAGTTGGAAGAATTAATATTACAGCAGAAGACTTG GGAGTTATCACAGAGGATGTAGTTCAGCTAAGAAAATCCATTGGAGCACCTGGAATGGCAGTCCTCCAGTTTG GGTTTGGAAGTGATGCTGCCAACCCACATTTGCCTCATAATCATGAGTGCAATCAAGTTGTATATACAGGGACTCACGATAATGACACA ATCCAAGGTTGGTGGGAAGCtttgaagcaaggagaaaaATCAAAT GTGATAAATTATCTCTCACTAAGTGAGCCAGATGACATTTCTTGGGCACTAATCAAGACAGCACTGGCTTCTGTTGCTCAAACAACAATAATACCTATGCAAGATGTTCTTGGACTGGGGAGTTCTGCCAGGATGAACATTCCTGCCACTCAG TTTGGAAACTGGGGTTGGAGGATTGAAAGTTCTGTGAGCTTTGATAGCTTGGAGAGAGAAGCAGCTAGACTTAAGGAGATGCTTTCAATGTACGGCCGATGTTGA